A single Macaca mulatta isolate MMU2019108-1 chromosome 11, T2T-MMU8v2.0, whole genome shotgun sequence DNA region contains:
- the TMEM106C gene encoding transmembrane protein 106C isoform X2, with product MGSQHSAAARPSCRRKQEDDRDGLLAEREQEEAIAQFPYVEFTGRDSITCLTCQGTGYIPTEQVNELVALIPHSDQRLRPQRTKQYVLLSILLCLLASGLVVFFLFPHSVLVDDDGIKVVKVTFNKQDSLVILTIMATLKIRNSNFYPVAVTSLSSQIQYMNTVVGTYVTTNVSLIPPRSEQLVNFTGKAEMGGPFSYVYFFCTVPDILVHNIVIFMRTSVKISYIGLMTQSSLETHHYVDCGGNSTAI from the exons ATGGGGTCTCAGCATTCAGCTGCTGCTCGCCCCTCCTGCAGGCGAAAGCAAGAAGATGACAGGGACGGTTTGCTGGCTGAACGAGAGCAGGAAGAAGCCATTGCTCAGTTCCCATATGTGGAATTCACCGGGAGAGATAGCATCACCTGTCTCACGTGCCAGGGGACAGGCTACATTCCAACAG AGCAAGTAAATGAGTTGGTGGCTTTGATCCCACACAGTGATCAGAGATTGCGCCCTCAGCGAAC TAAGCAATATGTCCTCCTGTCCATCCTGCTTTGTCTCCTGGCATctggtttggtggttttcttcCTGTTTCCGCATTCAGTCCTTGTGGATGATGACGGCATCAAAGTGGTGAAAGTCACATTTAATAAGCAAGACTCCCTTGTAATTCTCACCATCATG GCCACCCTGAAAATCAGGAACTCGAACTTCTACCCGGTGGCAGTGACCAGCTTGTCCAGCCAGATTCAGTACATGAACACAGTGGTCGGTACATATGTGACTACTAACGTCTCCCTTATTCCACCTCGGAGTGAGCAACTG GTGAATTTTACCgggaaggccgagatgggaggaccGTTTTCCTATGTGTA CTTCTTCTGCACGGTACCTGATATCCTGGTGCACAACATAGTGATCTTCATGCG AACTTCAGTGAAGATTTCATACATTGGCCTCATGACCCAGAGCTCCTTGGAGACACATCACTATGTGGATTGTGGAGGAAATTCCACAGCTATTTAA
- the TMEM106C gene encoding transmembrane protein 106C isoform X3, with protein sequence MGSQHSAAARPSCRRKQEDDRDGLLAEREQEEAIAQFPYVEFTGRDSITCLTCQGTGYIPTEQVNELVALIPHSDQRLRPQRTKQYVLLSILLCLLASGLVVFFLFPHSVLVDDDGIKVVKVTFNKQDSLVILTIMATLKIRNSNFYPVAVTSLSSQIQYMNTVVNFTGKAEMGGPFSYVYFFCTVPDILVHNIVIFMRTSVKISYIGLMTQSSLETHHYVDCGGNSTAI encoded by the exons ATGGGGTCTCAGCATTCAGCTGCTGCTCGCCCCTCCTGCAGGCGAAAGCAAGAAGATGACAGGGACGGTTTGCTGGCTGAACGAGAGCAGGAAGAAGCCATTGCTCAGTTCCCATATGTGGAATTCACCGGGAGAGATAGCATCACCTGTCTCACGTGCCAGGGGACAGGCTACATTCCAACAG AGCAAGTAAATGAGTTGGTGGCTTTGATCCCACACAGTGATCAGAGATTGCGCCCTCAGCGAAC TAAGCAATATGTCCTCCTGTCCATCCTGCTTTGTCTCCTGGCATctggtttggtggttttcttcCTGTTTCCGCATTCAGTCCTTGTGGATGATGACGGCATCAAAGTGGTGAAAGTCACATTTAATAAGCAAGACTCCCTTGTAATTCTCACCATCATG GCCACCCTGAAAATCAGGAACTCGAACTTCTACCCGGTGGCAGTGACCAGCTTGTCCAGCCAGATTCAGTACATGAACACAGTG GTGAATTTTACCgggaaggccgagatgggaggaccGTTTTCCTATGTGTA CTTCTTCTGCACGGTACCTGATATCCTGGTGCACAACATAGTGATCTTCATGCG AACTTCAGTGAAGATTTCATACATTGGCCTCATGACCCAGAGCTCCTTGGAGACACATCACTATGTGGATTGTGGAGGAAATTCCACAGCTATTTAA
- the TMEM106C gene encoding transmembrane protein 106C isoform X1: MGSQHSAAARPSCRRKQEDDRDGLLAEREQEEAIAQFPYVEFTGRDSITCLTCQGTGYIPTEQVNELVALIPHSDQRLRPQRTKQYVLLSILLCLLASGLVVFFLFPHSVLVDDDGIKVVKVTFNKQDSLVILTIMATLKIRNSNFYPVAVTSLSSQIQYMNTVVGTYVTTNVSLIPPRSEQLVNFTGKAEMGGPFSYVYFFCTVPDILVHNIVIFMRCNFSEDFIHWPHDPELLGDTSLCGLWRKFHSYLTTVIGSST, translated from the exons ATGGGGTCTCAGCATTCAGCTGCTGCTCGCCCCTCCTGCAGGCGAAAGCAAGAAGATGACAGGGACGGTTTGCTGGCTGAACGAGAGCAGGAAGAAGCCATTGCTCAGTTCCCATATGTGGAATTCACCGGGAGAGATAGCATCACCTGTCTCACGTGCCAGGGGACAGGCTACATTCCAACAG AGCAAGTAAATGAGTTGGTGGCTTTGATCCCACACAGTGATCAGAGATTGCGCCCTCAGCGAAC TAAGCAATATGTCCTCCTGTCCATCCTGCTTTGTCTCCTGGCATctggtttggtggttttcttcCTGTTTCCGCATTCAGTCCTTGTGGATGATGACGGCATCAAAGTGGTGAAAGTCACATTTAATAAGCAAGACTCCCTTGTAATTCTCACCATCATG GCCACCCTGAAAATCAGGAACTCGAACTTCTACCCGGTGGCAGTGACCAGCTTGTCCAGCCAGATTCAGTACATGAACACAGTGGTCGGTACATATGTGACTACTAACGTCTCCCTTATTCCACCTCGGAGTGAGCAACTG GTGAATTTTACCgggaaggccgagatgggaggaccGTTTTCCTATGTGTA CTTCTTCTGCACGGTACCTGATATCCTGGTGCACAACATAGTGATCTTCATGCGGTGC AACTTCAGTGAAGATTTCATACATTGGCCTCATGACCCAGAGCTCCTTGGAGACACATCACTATGTGGATTGTGGAGGAAATTCCACAGCTATTTAACAACTGTTATTGGTTCTTCCACATAG